In one Corallococcus sp. EGB genomic region, the following are encoded:
- a CDS encoding serine/threonine-protein kinase, protein MTRTADGELHIDSVLRNTYKVVSVLGRGGMGSVFLAQHLRLPGKQVAVKVLRVGDHVGPELHVRFRREAEIASRLGHPNIVEVLDFDTLEDGSPFLVLEYLRGESLADRLRRGRLTLEEVFSFTRQMGSALQAAHRAGIVHRDLKPANIFLVPTDSGGVVGERVKLLDFGISKVMSSETLQTQEAVLIGTPQYMSPEQAQGMNSRIDARTDLFALGGIVFEMISGMTPFGGGSLAQIIYRVVHEPPVSLTTLMPELPPNVPRAVSRALEKNPDHRHPDVASFIAELTGMTLQSLPETEEQIAARTLGRAKRPSGVALPSVAPSDEDALGATMAPSNKGPGTGRFGADALAASDDIGFDATMAPRASGTVPFGQQPQVAGGTMGFGATQMPGSGMGSSGVALPAPGSVPARMPGSMGGQQAAPGYGTGQHGMPGSFAGAVVPPGQPMAPVSVAGQPGMPGPMTMPVAPPKSRVLPIAGAAALILGAVGLGWWLRPPPPVSPPPVAVNTATPPVTPTTAAPPTAPPPTVAQTRTTPPVAVTTGTDTPAKVAATEQTHTASGKMPPRPGSKTPSSRIPLKPTDALAITKLADAQAAAARDDVATAVRMAQQSYAAQDNLAAHHLAIQLRCATGDLANVRSEAAKISPSELTPRLIAECQTHDIDLKR, encoded by the coding sequence ATGACGCGCACGGCTGACGGTGAGCTGCACATCGATTCGGTCCTCCGGAATACCTACAAAGTCGTCTCCGTGCTGGGGCGGGGCGGCATGGGTTCGGTGTTCCTGGCCCAGCATCTGCGACTTCCAGGCAAGCAGGTCGCGGTGAAGGTGCTGCGGGTGGGCGACCACGTGGGGCCGGAGCTCCACGTGCGCTTCCGGCGCGAGGCGGAGATCGCCTCGCGGCTGGGACACCCGAACATCGTGGAGGTGCTGGACTTCGACACGCTGGAGGACGGCAGTCCGTTCCTGGTTCTGGAGTACCTGCGCGGGGAGAGCCTCGCGGACCGGCTGCGGCGCGGGCGGCTGACGCTGGAGGAGGTGTTCTCCTTCACGCGGCAGATGGGGTCGGCGCTGCAGGCGGCGCATCGCGCGGGCATCGTCCACCGCGACCTGAAGCCCGCGAACATCTTCCTGGTGCCCACGGACTCCGGCGGCGTGGTGGGCGAGCGCGTGAAGCTGCTCGACTTCGGCATCTCCAAGGTCATGTCGTCGGAGACGCTCCAGACGCAGGAGGCGGTGCTCATCGGCACGCCGCAGTACATGTCGCCGGAGCAGGCGCAGGGGATGAACAGCCGCATCGACGCGCGGACGGACCTGTTCGCGCTGGGCGGCATCGTGTTCGAGATGATCTCCGGGATGACGCCCTTCGGTGGCGGGTCGCTCGCGCAGATCATCTACCGCGTGGTGCACGAGCCGCCGGTGTCGCTCACCACGCTGATGCCGGAGCTGCCGCCGAACGTGCCGAGGGCGGTGTCGCGGGCATTGGAGAAGAACCCGGATCACCGGCATCCGGACGTCGCGTCCTTCATCGCGGAGCTCACGGGGATGACGCTCCAGTCGCTGCCGGAGACCGAGGAGCAGATCGCGGCCCGGACGCTCGGGCGCGCGAAGCGTCCGTCAGGGGTCGCCCTCCCCTCCGTGGCGCCCAGCGATGAGGACGCATTGGGCGCCACGATGGCGCCGTCGAACAAGGGACCTGGGACGGGGCGCTTTGGCGCGGATGCGTTGGCGGCGTCGGATGACATCGGCTTCGACGCGACGATGGCGCCCCGGGCAAGCGGCACGGTCCCATTCGGACAGCAGCCGCAGGTGGCGGGCGGCACCATGGGCTTCGGCGCCACGCAGATGCCCGGGAGCGGCATGGGGAGCTCCGGCGTGGCGCTGCCTGCGCCCGGGAGTGTCCCCGCGCGGATGCCTGGGAGCATGGGCGGACAGCAGGCCGCGCCGGGCTACGGCACGGGTCAGCACGGGATGCCGGGCAGTTTCGCGGGGGCAGTCGTCCCACCCGGGCAGCCGATGGCTCCGGTGAGCGTCGCGGGTCAGCCCGGGATGCCCGGGCCGATGACGATGCCGGTGGCCCCGCCAAAGTCGCGCGTGCTTCCCATCGCGGGCGCCGCGGCGCTGATCCTCGGGGCCGTGGGGCTCGGATGGTGGCTGCGGCCTCCGCCGCCCGTCTCGCCCCCGCCCGTCGCCGTGAACACCGCCACGCCCCCTGTAACCCCGACGACGGCCGCGCCCCCCACCGCGCCGCCGCCCACCGTCGCACAGACGCGGACGACGCCTCCTGTCGCGGTGACGACCGGCACGGATACGCCAGCGAAGGTCGCCGCCACGGAGCAGACCCATACGGCCTCGGGCAAGATGCCCCCACGGCCGGGCAGCAAGACGCCGTCGTCGCGCATCCCGCTCAAGCCCACCGACGCTCTCGCGATCACCAAGCTGGCGGACGCCCAGGCCGCCGCGGCACGGGACGACGTGGCCACCGCGGTCCGCATGGCCCAGCAGAGCTACGCGGCCCAGGACAACCTGGCCGCGCACCACCTGGCCATCCAGCTCCGCTGCGCGACAGGGGACCTCGCCAACGTCCGCTCGGAAGCGGCGAAGATCTCCCCATCGGAGCTGACACCGCGGCTCATCGCCGAGTGTCAGACCCATGATATCGACTTGAAGCGTTGA
- a CDS encoding DEAD/DEAH box helicase, with translation MTFDDLQLTDSLLKAVKAEGYTTPTPIQAKAIPHALLGKDVLGVAQTGTGKTAAFALPILQRLSAKAPAGGARPVRCLVLTPTRELASQVSDSFATYGKHLPLRHAVVFGGVGQNPQVQALRQGVDILVATPGRLLDLIDQGFVTLRALEVFVLDEADRMLDMGFIHDVRRVIKVLPQVRQTLFFSATLPPDIMDLARNILKEPVRVEVTPASSTAETVSQQVYFVEREEKRALLTHLLKDATAIPRALVFTRTKHGANRVAKQLTAAGVRADAIHGNKSQNARERALDEFRAGTLRVLVATDIAARGIDIDGLSHVFNYDLPNVPEQYVHRIGRTGRAGASGQAVSFCDSEERAYLRDIERTIRRSVPVVADAAFRSQLPPPLPGDVEESRPPMNRGGRGPSRGNGGGGGGQRRGGRGGRGGGGGGGGQGRANGGPPRQASGGGNAQAPRGGGQGRPQQARPAVASPAAAPSSPPPRRQMSKWG, from the coding sequence ATGACTTTCGACGATCTGCAGTTGACCGATTCGCTCCTCAAGGCCGTCAAGGCGGAGGGCTACACCACGCCGACGCCCATCCAGGCGAAGGCGATTCCCCATGCCCTGCTGGGCAAGGACGTGTTGGGCGTGGCCCAGACGGGCACGGGCAAGACGGCGGCGTTCGCGCTGCCCATCCTCCAGCGGCTGTCCGCGAAGGCCCCCGCGGGCGGTGCGCGTCCGGTGCGCTGCCTGGTGTTGACGCCCACGCGCGAGCTGGCCAGCCAGGTGAGTGACAGCTTCGCCACCTATGGCAAGCATTTGCCCTTGCGCCACGCGGTGGTGTTTGGCGGCGTGGGGCAGAACCCGCAGGTCCAGGCGCTGCGCCAGGGCGTGGACATCCTGGTGGCGACGCCGGGGCGCCTGTTGGACCTCATCGACCAGGGCTTCGTGACGCTGCGCGCGCTGGAAGTGTTCGTGCTGGATGAGGCGGACCGCATGCTGGACATGGGGTTCATCCACGACGTGCGGCGGGTCATCAAGGTGCTGCCGCAGGTGCGCCAGACGCTGTTCTTCAGCGCGACGCTGCCGCCGGACATCATGGACCTGGCGCGCAACATCCTGAAGGAGCCGGTGCGCGTGGAGGTGACGCCCGCGTCCAGCACCGCGGAGACGGTGAGCCAGCAGGTGTACTTCGTGGAGCGCGAGGAGAAGCGCGCGCTGCTCACACACCTCCTGAAGGACGCGACAGCGATCCCCCGTGCGCTGGTGTTCACGCGCACGAAGCACGGCGCCAACCGCGTGGCCAAGCAGCTCACGGCGGCGGGCGTGCGCGCGGACGCCATCCACGGCAACAAGAGCCAGAACGCCCGCGAGCGCGCGCTGGACGAGTTCCGCGCCGGCACCCTGCGCGTGCTGGTGGCCACGGACATCGCGGCGCGCGGCATCGACATCGACGGGCTGTCGCACGTGTTCAACTACGACCTGCCCAACGTGCCGGAGCAGTACGTGCACCGCATCGGTCGCACGGGCCGCGCGGGCGCCAGCGGCCAGGCCGTGTCCTTCTGCGACTCCGAGGAGCGCGCGTACCTGCGCGACATCGAGCGCACCATCCGCCGCAGCGTGCCGGTGGTGGCGGACGCCGCGTTCCGCTCGCAGCTGCCCCCTCCCCTGCCTGGTGACGTGGAGGAGAGCCGTCCTCCGATGAACCGCGGTGGCCGGGGCCCGTCGCGCGGCAACGGCGGCGGTGGTGGTGGTCAGCGCCGCGGTGGACGCGGAGGCCGTGGTGGTGGTGGTGGTGGCGGCGGTCAGGGCCGTGCGAACGGTGGCCCGCCGCGTCAGGCCAGCGGCGGCGGCAATGCCCAGGCGCCGCGCGGCGGTGGCCAGGGGCGCCCGCAGCAGGCCCGGCCCGCGGTGGCCTCGCCCGCGGCGGCGCCGAGCTCGCCTCCGCCCCGGCGTCAGATGTCCAAGTGGGGCTGA
- a CDS encoding glucan biosynthesis protein, whose protein sequence is MAWGFGLCVAALACAQQPKAGTVSKASGFSAATVEEKARALAAKPYQEPPIGVPPSFEKITYDQYRDIRFRDAASLWRAEGLPFRAQFFHPGFYYTRPVGVNVVEGGKARPVPFSTEQFTYGPLVGTPPKGKVNGFAGFRINAPLNTPDYYDELAVFLGASYFRALGKGNLYGLSARGLAIDTAQPGGEEFPTFREFWLETPARGSDAVVVHALMDSPSVTGAYRFAIHPGERTVMDVDATVFARKAVRQLGIAPLTSMFLFGENDPGDFDDFRPEVHDSDGISVWMKNGEKLWRPLKNPKQLEMSSFHTDGLSGFGLLQRDQAFTSYEDLEARYERRPGAWVEPVGDWGAGSVRLVEIPTREEIHDNIVAFWVPDAPVQAGAQLRFSYRLSWGFSPEGVKAGGSTVAATRIAAGSKPGARRFVLDFTKASSEGAGPVEAVVTASRGQVLHPRAEVHAVSGGFRAAFELMPDGEGPVELRCFLKRGSETLTETWSYLWIP, encoded by the coding sequence ATGGCCTGGGGGTTCGGGCTGTGCGTGGCGGCGCTGGCGTGTGCCCAGCAGCCCAAGGCGGGGACCGTGTCAAAGGCCTCCGGGTTCTCCGCGGCGACGGTGGAGGAGAAGGCGCGCGCGCTGGCGGCGAAGCCGTACCAGGAGCCGCCCATCGGCGTGCCCCCGTCCTTCGAGAAGATCACCTACGACCAGTACCGGGACATCCGCTTCCGTGACGCCGCGTCGCTGTGGCGCGCGGAGGGGCTGCCCTTCCGCGCGCAGTTCTTCCACCCGGGCTTCTATTACACGCGTCCGGTAGGCGTGAACGTGGTGGAGGGCGGCAAGGCGCGCCCGGTGCCTTTCTCCACGGAGCAGTTCACCTACGGCCCCCTGGTGGGCACGCCGCCCAAGGGCAAGGTGAACGGCTTCGCGGGCTTCCGCATCAACGCGCCGCTCAACACGCCGGACTACTACGACGAGCTGGCGGTGTTCCTGGGCGCCAGCTACTTCCGCGCGCTCGGCAAGGGCAACCTGTACGGTCTGTCCGCGCGCGGGCTCGCCATCGACACGGCGCAGCCGGGGGGGGAGGAGTTCCCCACGTTCCGCGAGTTCTGGCTGGAGACGCCGGCCAGGGGCTCCGACGCGGTGGTGGTGCACGCGCTGATGGACAGCCCCAGCGTCACGGGCGCGTACCGCTTCGCCATCCACCCGGGTGAGCGGACGGTGATGGACGTGGACGCGACGGTGTTCGCGCGCAAGGCGGTGCGGCAGCTGGGCATCGCGCCGCTGACCAGCATGTTCCTCTTCGGGGAGAACGACCCGGGCGACTTCGACGACTTCCGCCCGGAGGTGCACGACTCCGACGGCATCTCCGTGTGGATGAAGAACGGCGAGAAGCTGTGGCGCCCCCTGAAGAACCCGAAGCAGCTGGAGATGAGCAGCTTCCACACGGATGGGCTGTCCGGCTTCGGCCTGCTGCAGCGCGACCAGGCGTTCACCAGCTACGAGGACCTGGAGGCGCGCTACGAGCGCCGTCCGGGCGCCTGGGTGGAGCCGGTGGGGGACTGGGGCGCGGGCTCCGTGCGGCTCGTGGAGATTCCGACCCGCGAGGAGATCCACGACAACATCGTGGCCTTCTGGGTTCCGGATGCACCGGTGCAGGCGGGTGCGCAGCTTCGCTTCTCCTACCGGCTGTCCTGGGGCTTTTCCCCCGAGGGCGTGAAGGCCGGAGGTTCCACCGTCGCGGCGACGCGCATCGCGGCGGGCAGCAAGCCGGGGGCGCGCCGCTTCGTCCTCGACTTCACGAAGGCCAGCAGCGAGGGCGCGGGCCCGGTGGAGGCGGTCGTCACCGCTTCTCGCGGGCAGGTGCTGCACCCGCGCGCGGAGGTCCACGCGGTCTCCGGTGGCTTCCGCGCGGCCTTCGAGCTCATGCCCGACGGAGAAGGCCCCGTCGAGCTGCGCTGCTTCCTGAAACGCGGTTCCGAGACCCTCACCGAAACCTGGAGTTATCTGTGGATTCCGTAA